The Defluviitalea raffinosedens genome contains the following window.
AATTCCGATATAGGAAGTGGCTTTAATGATGATCCTCTCTGGCTTATTGCATGCACCAGTGCCTATGTGAGGGAAACGGGGGATACTTCTATTCTGACAGAAACGGTTCCCTTCGAAAATGATTGGGACAAAGCAGCGCCTCTTATGGAGCATCTTAAACGTTCTCTTAATTTTACAATTACTCATAAAGGACCTCATGGATTGCCGCTCATTGGACGTGCAGACTGGAATGATTGTCTGAATCTGAACTGTTTCTCAGAGCATCCTGGAGAGTCTTTCCAGACTTATGGCCCCAGTGAAGGTCCAGTTGCTGAATCTGTCTTCATTGCAGGTATGTTTGTAAAATATGGAGAGGAATATGCGCAGCTGGCAGAATTGATGGGAGACCATGATGAAGCCGCAAGAGCTCGCAGTGAAGTAGCAACCATGTATAATGCCGTTCTCAATTATGGATGGGATGGTGAATGGTTCCTTCGTGCTTACGATGCTTATGGCAATAAGGTTGGATCCAAGGAATGCGAAGAAGGGCAGATTTACATAGAACCTCAGGGCTTCTGTGTTCTGGCTGGAATTGGTGTAAAAGAAGGATTAGCTCAGAAGGCGTTGAAATCTGTAAAAGAGAAACTGGACACGAAATATGGTATTATGATTCTCCAGCCAGCTTATACCAGATATCATCTGGAACTTGGAGAAATTACTTCATATCCACCGGGATACAAGGAAAATGCAGGAATTTTCTGCCATAATAACCCTTGGGTATCTATTGCAGAAACAGTGGTAGGAAACGGTAACCGAGCATTTGAAATCTATTCCAAAACATGTCCGGCTTATGTAGAAGAATTCAGCGAAATTCATCGTACTGAGCCTTATGTATATTCACAGATGATTGCCGGTGCTGATGCGCCAAGACATGGGGAAGCGAAGAACAGTTGGTTAACCGGAACCGCTGCATGGACCTTCGTGAATATATCCCAATATATTCTTGGTCTTCGTCCAACCCATTCCGGTCTCATGATTGATCCTTGTGTACCAGAAGGTTTTGGTGATTTTTGTCTCGAAAGATACTACCGTGGAACGAATTATCATATTCAGGTAAAGAATCCTTCAAATGTTCAAAAGGGAGTAAAAGAAGTAATTGTAGATGGTGAAGTTATTGAAAGCAACATTATTCCAATCGTAGATCGTAAAGATGTGTTTGTAGAAGTGATTATGGGATAAGCAAAGAGATTGATTAGGCTGTTTACTTATATAAGAGAAGGACACTTGCAGTGATTGTTTGGCATACTGTACGTATGAGTCACTGAAAAGTGTCCTTTTTTTTACTATAATGAATTTAAGATGCCATATTGATGTAAGAGTGAGAATATACTGGATTATTTAAGACTAAAATAAGCTTTATTGTATGAAATATCAAATGCCTTAATAGAAGTTTTAACTTGCTTGGATGTATAGGTGTTACCCCTCCAACTTCATCGTTTCTGCCCTTTTTGTCAGCTGGGAGAAATAAGTGTTAATTTTCAAATAATTTATCGACAAATAGTCAGTGTTGAGCATAATTATACTCAGTACTGACTATTTTGCTTTTAGAAAAGTTAATGGACTAAAAATATTAAAATAAATAGGAGAAGTATTATGTCAAAGCAGGCATTACAAAAGGAAATATACTGGAAATAGGCCCTGGACCTGGCTATGTGGGCTTGGAGTTACTTAAGAGATGCTCTGGTGCAATACTTACCGGATGTGAAATAAGCCGTGAAATGATAAAAGTTGCTAAGAAAAATGCAAAAGAATATGGTTTTGAAAACAGAGCGAGTTATATTGAAGGCAATGGCATGCAGATGCCATTTTCAGAT
Protein-coding sequences here:
- a CDS encoding class I SAM-dependent methyltransferase — protein: MELLKRCSGAILTGCEISREMIKVAKKNAKEYGFENRASYIEGNGMQMPFSDDSFDAVISNGPYILQLSQKKFALDF
- a CDS encoding GH36-type glycosyl hydrolase domain-containing protein, with the translated sequence MKYGYFDDKNMEYVITTPTTPLPWINYLGSDEFFSLISNTCGGYSFYKDAKLLRLTRYRYNNVPTDTGGKYYYIKDGDTVWNPGWQPTKTPLDSYECRHGLGYSRFHSSKNEIEASLLCFVPQKDSCEINKLTLTNKSNQAKELTLFSFVEWCLWNADDDMKNFQRNLSTGEVEIEGSVIYHKTEYRERRNHYAIFSVNSPIDGFDTSRDDFLGPYRGFDSPVAVESGKCTGSIASGWSPIASHEINITLAPGESREFIFLLGYIENPKEEKFTEPGIINKARAYDLIQRYQTSEQVDKALADLQEYWQKLLSRYQVHSANDKVNRMVNIWNQYQCMVTFNMSRSASYYESGIGRGMGFRDSCQDLLGFVHLIPERARERIIDIASTQFEDGSAYHQYQPLTKRGNSDIGSGFNDDPLWLIACTSAYVRETGDTSILTETVPFENDWDKAAPLMEHLKRSLNFTITHKGPHGLPLIGRADWNDCLNLNCFSEHPGESFQTYGPSEGPVAESVFIAGMFVKYGEEYAQLAELMGDHDEAARARSEVATMYNAVLNYGWDGEWFLRAYDAYGNKVGSKECEEGQIYIEPQGFCVLAGIGVKEGLAQKALKSVKEKLDTKYGIMILQPAYTRYHLELGEITSYPPGYKENAGIFCHNNPWVSIAETVVGNGNRAFEIYSKTCPAYVEEFSEIHRTEPYVYSQMIAGADAPRHGEAKNSWLTGTAAWTFVNISQYILGLRPTHSGLMIDPCVPEGFGDFCLERYYRGTNYHIQVKNPSNVQKGVKEVIVDGEVIESNIIPIVDRKDVFVEVIMG